A section of the Roseivirga sp. BDSF3-8 genome encodes:
- a CDS encoding TRL-like family protein, producing MLKKIKTVFGLLAVTAMMTGCSLTLPVNATSNTVGTKVGTAKATGYLGVLFFDADASIRTAAKNGGITKISTVDIKHTSILNLVVTYETIVTGE from the coding sequence ATGTTAAAAAAAATCAAAACAGTATTTGGACTACTTGCGGTTACGGCCATGATGACAGGCTGTTCACTAACCCTTCCTGTTAATGCTACTAGCAACACTGTAGGTACTAAAGTAGGAACGGCTAAAGCTACCGGTTACCTGGGTGTACTGTTCTTCGACGCAGATGCCAGTATCAGAACGGCTGCTAAGAACGGTGGTATCACTAAGATCTCAACCGTTGACATCAAGCACACCAGTATCCTTAATCTCGTGGTGACTTACGAAACAATTGTAACCGGAGAGTAA
- a CDS encoding sulfotransferase family protein has translation MSQDHTTRICLWSGPRNISTALMYSFAQRPDTTVYDEPLYAWYLKHTKAGEYHPGAEEVLATMENDGNKVVEMMMGEHDRPVVFFKHMTHHLLGLDRGFMKDCVNVILTRDPGQMLPSFDKVIDNPTMGDVGYAAHMELLNDLDKMGIQPIVLEAKKLLMNPEGVLRQLCQRIGTPFAPGMLHWQAGARPEDGSWAKYWYGNVHKSTGFGQYSPKTGSFPPHLEPLLQECLPYYKTLEKLALE, from the coding sequence ATGAGCCAGGATCATACCACCCGTATCTGCCTGTGGTCAGGCCCGCGCAATATTTCTACAGCCCTGATGTACTCCTTTGCGCAGCGTCCGGATACCACAGTATATGATGAGCCGCTGTATGCCTGGTACCTTAAGCATACGAAAGCCGGTGAGTACCACCCCGGTGCAGAAGAGGTATTGGCCACTATGGAGAACGATGGTAATAAGGTAGTGGAGATGATGATGGGAGAGCATGACAGGCCAGTAGTATTCTTTAAGCACATGACCCATCACCTGCTGGGGCTGGACAGGGGCTTTATGAAAGATTGTGTAAACGTGATTCTTACCCGGGATCCCGGGCAGATGCTGCCTTCATTTGATAAGGTCATAGATAACCCTACCATGGGAGATGTAGGCTATGCGGCCCATATGGAGTTGCTGAATGACCTGGATAAGATGGGGATACAGCCCATTGTGCTCGAGGCAAAGAAACTGCTGATGAACCCTGAGGGTGTACTACGGCAGCTTTGCCAGCGGATTGGCACTCCCTTCGCGCCTGGCATGCTGCACTGGCAGGCCGGTGCCCGGCCGGAGGATGGCTCCTGGGCTAAATACTGGTACGGAAATGTGCACAAGTCCACCGGCTTCGGGCAGTATTCTCCTAAAACCGGATCATTTCCGCCGCATCTGGAGCCTTTACTGCAAGAGTGCCTGCCATATTATAAAACGCTTGAAAAACTGGCTCTGGAGTAG
- a CDS encoding type II toxin-antitoxin system RelE/ParE family toxin, whose translation MVITFGDKKLKKYANDDRQAKKNLGQKRAILYKRRLDDLLDAENLEEVRALPGRYHELTGDRKGQWACDLDHPYRLIIEPHEDPIPVNKDGQYIWVEIKGVEIVEIVNYHKS comes from the coding sequence ATGGTCATCACTTTTGGAGATAAGAAATTAAAAAAATATGCTAATGATGATAGGCAGGCTAAAAAAAATCTAGGGCAAAAAAGGGCTATTTTATATAAGCGTAGATTAGATGACTTGCTTGATGCTGAAAACCTTGAAGAAGTCCGGGCGCTTCCAGGTCGATACCATGAGTTAACAGGAGATAGGAAAGGCCAATGGGCCTGTGATTTAGATCATCCTTACCGGCTAATAATTGAACCACACGAAGACCCAATCCCCGTTAACAAAGATGGACAATATATATGGGTCGAAATTAAAGGGGTTGAAATTGTGGAAATAGTAAATTACCACAAAAGCTAA
- a CDS encoding lysophospholipid acyltransferase family protein, which yields MKDRILYYGLIVPFSKLPFPVLYFLSDIACFILYRVIGYRKAVIGGNIRRSFPDKSEKEHKAIEKEFYSHFCDLIVESVKTFTISAEESLKRMKVVNAEVVDELFEKGRHITALGGHNGNWELYATACDMQIKHDTVALYTPLSSAFFDKIMRESRSRYGLQMIPTSKNNEMPVGSTKPTMFIFGIDQCPRASQRPYWMEFLNQETGVQYGAEKFARTNDTAVVFGNIKKLKRGYYEVEYQLVCESVSDKPSGWVIEQGTRMLEKKIREQPAYWLWSHKRWKRKREDFDCHKDENVSAPEVTPV from the coding sequence ATGAAGGATCGAATCTTATACTATGGGTTGATTGTGCCCTTCTCAAAGCTCCCTTTTCCGGTGCTTTATTTCCTGTCGGATATCGCCTGTTTTATCCTGTACAGGGTTATAGGCTACAGAAAGGCTGTAATAGGGGGCAATATCAGGCGCTCTTTTCCGGATAAAAGCGAAAAGGAGCATAAAGCCATTGAGAAGGAGTTTTATTCACATTTCTGCGACTTGATTGTAGAAAGTGTTAAAACCTTTACCATATCCGCCGAGGAAAGTCTGAAGCGGATGAAAGTGGTTAATGCGGAAGTCGTAGATGAGCTCTTCGAAAAGGGCCGGCACATCACCGCCCTGGGCGGACATAATGGCAACTGGGAGCTATACGCTACCGCCTGCGATATGCAGATAAAGCATGACACCGTCGCCCTCTATACCCCCCTTTCCAGTGCTTTTTTTGATAAGATCATGCGTGAGAGCCGGTCCAGGTACGGGCTGCAGATGATCCCTACCTCCAAAAATAATGAAATGCCTGTGGGTAGTACCAAGCCCACGATGTTCATATTCGGAATAGACCAGTGTCCCCGGGCTTCACAAAGACCCTACTGGATGGAATTCCTCAATCAGGAGACTGGTGTACAATACGGTGCAGAGAAGTTTGCCAGAACAAATGATACCGCGGTGGTCTTCGGAAATATTAAAAAACTGAAGCGGGGCTACTACGAGGTGGAGTATCAACTGGTATGCGAATCAGTAAGTGACAAACCCAGCGGATGGGTTATTGAGCAGGGAACCCGCATGCTGGAAAAGAAAATACGGGAGCAGCCGGCCTACTGGCTATGGAGCCACAAGAGATGGAAGCGCAAACGTGAGGATTTCGACTGCCATAAAGACGAAAATGTGTCAGCCCCGGAAGTCACCCCGGTTTAA
- a CDS encoding winged helix-turn-helix transcriptional regulator: protein MSVLASISDVKKCPRQFVLAINDTLNVISGKWKLPIIASLLYEKNRFKDIQANIDKITPRMLSKELKELELNGVVKRMVHDTTPILIEYELTESGRQIVSVLDSMVEWGLAHRQQALTE, encoded by the coding sequence ATGAGTGTTCTGGCTTCCATATCTGACGTCAAAAAGTGTCCCAGGCAATTTGTGCTAGCTATCAATGATACGCTCAACGTTATCAGCGGTAAGTGGAAGCTACCCATTATTGCCTCCCTGCTGTATGAGAAAAACCGGTTCAAGGACATACAGGCAAATATCGATAAGATCACGCCCCGGATGCTATCTAAGGAGCTGAAAGAGCTGGAGTTAAACGGTGTAGTAAAAAGGATGGTGCATGATACCACGCCTATCCTGATAGAATACGAGCTGACCGAGTCCGGCAGGCAGATCGTATCCGTACTGGACTCTATGGTAGAGTGGGGGCTGGCTCACCGTCAGCAGGCACTCACGGAATAA
- a CDS encoding HigA family addiction module antitoxin: protein MSIQTNEYAPQSISHPGLSLAEKLEEMGMGVKEFSVRVNKPEKTIIAVTKGKSSITPDMAVKFEDVLNIPASFWLKRQHRYDEYMARVKKEESILQAIDWVKKFPYAKMASMGWVPATRKAKEKAANLFNFFKVSDHHAWESYYYNQELKVSFRISLAHTNEAMAVAAWLRQGELQAEKLSVPDYDAGKLKKSLSHIKSIMASHPENFFQELCEVCKDAGVKVVYTPCLPKAPIHGCTRWIGDTPLIQLSARYNANDKFWFTLFHEIGHILLHGKKYISIENINYSDQDIEKEEEADRFAVEHTFSEKEEEEVLNSIPLNPDKLRFFAKKFNTHPAMIIGRFHHKRLVPYSIGREFIEPVNLHNNS, encoded by the coding sequence ATGAGTATCCAAACCAACGAATATGCACCTCAGAGCATAAGTCATCCGGGACTTTCTTTAGCTGAAAAATTAGAAGAGATGGGTATGGGGGTTAAAGAATTTTCCGTACGGGTAAACAAGCCTGAGAAAACTATTATTGCTGTTACCAAAGGGAAAAGCTCTATTACCCCTGATATGGCAGTGAAATTTGAAGATGTACTAAATATACCTGCAAGCTTTTGGCTGAAGAGGCAACATAGATATGATGAGTACATGGCCCGGGTCAAAAAGGAAGAAAGCATACTTCAGGCTATCGATTGGGTAAAGAAGTTTCCCTATGCTAAAATGGCTTCGATGGGATGGGTGCCGGCGACCAGAAAGGCAAAAGAAAAGGCTGCTAACCTATTTAATTTTTTTAAAGTATCTGACCATCATGCATGGGAGTCGTACTATTATAATCAAGAGCTAAAAGTAAGCTTTAGGATTTCTTTGGCCCATACTAATGAAGCTATGGCAGTGGCCGCCTGGTTAAGACAAGGGGAGTTACAGGCAGAGAAGTTGTCAGTACCGGATTATGATGCTGGTAAACTTAAAAAGTCACTTTCACATATTAAATCAATTATGGCCTCACATCCTGAAAACTTTTTTCAGGAATTATGTGAAGTATGTAAGGACGCTGGAGTGAAAGTGGTCTATACCCCCTGCTTACCAAAAGCACCTATACATGGGTGTACGCGCTGGATAGGAGATACCCCACTAATTCAATTATCTGCCCGCTATAATGCTAACGATAAATTCTGGTTTACTTTATTCCATGAAATTGGCCATATATTATTACATGGAAAAAAATATATTTCAATTGAAAATATAAATTATAGTGATCAGGATATCGAAAAAGAGGAGGAAGCCGATAGGTTTGCGGTTGAGCATACTTTTAGTGAAAAAGAGGAGGAAGAAGTATTAAATTCAATTCCCTTGAACCCTGATAAATTGAGGTTTTTTGCTAAAAAGTTTAATACTCATCCAGCTATGATAATTGGAAGATTTCACCATAAAAGATTGGTTCCTTATAGTATTGGTAGAGAATTTATTGAACCTGTTAATTTGCATAATAATTCATAA
- a CDS encoding aminotransferase class IV: MIQGTHNALDDPRNKDISIFINNELLPRDEAKISVFDSGYLVGDGVWEGLRLHDGVLVFAAQHLDRLWQAAATVGMKLPFSREDLLADIHKTIEANNMHDDVHVRVMVTRGIKKTPSQDPRLTITGPNVVIIAEHKKASPETKEKGITLFTSTIRRGSPDYLDPRLNCHSKLHEVQALIQALEAGADEALMLDIHGFVSTCNATNFFMVKGEEVWTSTGQYCMNGITRGNVIRVCEENRMVCRQKNFSLFDVYGADEAFVTGTFGGLTPVIRVDGREIGAGKAGRMTKRLSDLYEGLIRAEAEKGN; this comes from the coding sequence ATGATTCAGGGCACCCACAACGCGCTAGACGATCCCCGTAATAAGGACATCAGTATTTTCATCAATAATGAACTACTACCACGGGATGAGGCAAAAATCTCCGTTTTTGATAGCGGATACCTGGTCGGAGATGGCGTATGGGAAGGACTTCGGCTGCATGATGGAGTGCTCGTGTTTGCCGCTCAGCACCTTGACCGCCTGTGGCAGGCTGCCGCTACCGTAGGCATGAAGCTCCCCTTTAGCCGGGAAGACCTCCTGGCAGACATCCATAAGACTATTGAGGCCAATAACATGCATGATGATGTGCACGTGCGGGTCATGGTTACCCGGGGTATCAAAAAAACGCCCTCGCAGGATCCGCGGCTTACCATTACGGGGCCGAATGTGGTGATCATTGCCGAGCACAAAAAGGCCTCTCCGGAAACTAAGGAGAAAGGCATCACCCTGTTCACCAGTACTATTCGCAGAGGCTCTCCCGATTACCTGGACCCGCGGCTAAACTGCCACAGCAAGCTGCACGAGGTGCAGGCCCTGATACAGGCGCTGGAGGCAGGTGCCGATGAGGCCCTTATGCTGGACATCCATGGATTTGTCTCTACCTGCAATGCCACCAACTTTTTCATGGTAAAAGGGGAGGAGGTATGGACCTCCACAGGTCAGTATTGCATGAACGGCATTACGCGGGGGAACGTGATCCGGGTCTGCGAGGAAAACCGTATGGTGTGCAGGCAAAAGAACTTCTCCCTGTTTGATGTATACGGTGCCGATGAGGCATTTGTCACTGGCACCTTTGGCGGGCTTACGCCTGTAATCAGGGTGGATGGCCGTGAAATAGGAGCAGGCAAAGCAGGCCGCATGACCAAAAGACTGAGCGACCTGTACGAGGGACTAATCAGGGCAGAAGCTGAAAAAGGGAATTAA